The genomic DNA TTCTGCTTAGgccaggttaggtcaggttaggtcaggttaggtcggGTTAGGTcgggttaggtcaggttaggtcaggttaggtcaggttaggtcaggttaggtcaggttaggtcaggttaggtcaggttaggtcaggttaggtcaggttaggtcaggttaggtcaggttaggtcaggttaggtcaggttaggtcaggttaggtcaggttaggtcaggttaggtcaggttaggtcaggttaggtcaggttaggtcaggttaggtcaggttaggtcaggtttggtcaggttaggtcaggttaggtcaggttaggtcaggttaggtcaggttaggtcaggttaggtcaggttaggtcaggttaggtcaggttaggtcaggttaggtcaggttaggtcaggttaggtcaggttaggtcaggttaggtcaggttaggtcaggttaggtcaggttaggtcaggttaggtcaggttaggtcaggttaggtcaggttaggtcaggttaggtcaggttaggtcaggccaggccaggcaggccaggccaggccaggccaggccaggccaggccaggccaggccaggccaggccaggccaggccaggccaggccaggccaggccaggccaggccaggccaggccaggccaggccaggccaggccaggccaggccaggccaggccaggccaggccaggccaggccaggccaggccaggccaggccaggccaggccaggccaggccaggccaggccaggccaggccaggccaggccaggccaggccaggccaggccaggccaggccaggccaggccaggccaggccaggccaggccaggccaggccaggccaggccaggccaggccaggccaggccaggccaggccaggccaggccaggccaggccaggccaggccaggccaggccaggccaggccaggccaggccaggccaggccaggccaggccaggccaggccaggccaggccaggccaggccaggccaggccaggccaggccaggccaggccaggccaggccaggccaggccaggccaggccaggccaggccaggccaggccaggccaggccaggccaggccaggccaggccaggccaggccaggccaggccaggccaggccaggccaggccaggccaggccaggccaggccaggccaggccaggccaggccaggccaggccaggccaggccaggccaggccaggccaggccaggccaggccaggccaggccaggccaggccaggccaggccaggccaggccaggccaggccaggccaggccaggccaggccaggccaggccaggccaggccaggccaggccaggccaggccaggccaggccaggccaggccaggccaggccaggccaggccaggccaggccaggccaggccaggccaggccaggccaggccaggccaggccaggccaggccaggccaggccaggccaggccaggccaggccaggccaggccaggccaggccaggccaggccaggccaggccaggccaggccaggccaggccaggccaggccaggccaggccaggccaggccaggccaggccaggccaggccaggccaggccaggccaggccaggccaggccaggccaggccaggccaggccaggccaggccaggccaggccaggccaggccaggccaggccaggccaggccaggccaggccaggccaggccaggccaggccaggccaggccaggccaggccaggccaggccaggccaggccaggccaggccaggccaggccaggccaggccaggccaggccaggccaggccaggccaggccaggccaggccaggccaggccaggccaggccaggccaggccaggccaggccaggccaggccaggccaggccaggccaggccaggccaggccaggccaggccaggccaggccaggccaggccaggccaggccaggccaggccaggccaggccaggccaggccaggccaggccaggccaggccaggccaggccaggccaggccaggccaggccaggccaggccaggccaggccaggccaggccaggccaggccaggccaggccaggccaggccaggccaggccaggccaggccaggccaggccaggccaggccaggccaggccaggccaggccaggccaggccaggccaggccaggccaggccaggccaggccaggccaggccaggccaggccaggccaggccaggccaggccaggccaggccaggccaggccaggccaggccaggccaggccaggccaggccaggccaggccaggccaggccagccaggccaggccaggccaggccaggccaggccaggccaggccaggccaggccaggccaggccaggccaggccaggccaggccaggccaggccaggccaggccaggccaggccaggccaggccaggccaggccaggccaggccaggccaggccaggccagccaggccaggccaggccaggccaggccaggccaggccaggccaggccaggccaggccaggccaggccaggccaggccaggccaggccaggccaggccaggccaggccaggccaggccaggccaggccaggccaggccaggccaggccaggccaggccaggccaggccaggccaggccaggccaggccaggccaggccaggccaggccaggccaggccaggccaggccaggccaggccaggccaggccaggccaggccaggccaggccaggccaggccaggccaggccaggccaggccaggccaggccaggccaggccaggccaggccaggccaggccaggccaggccaggccaggccaggccaggccaggccaggccaggccaggccaggccaggccaggccaggccaggccaggccaggccaggccaggccaggccaggccaggccaggccaggccaggccaggccaggccaggccaggccaggccaggccaggccaggccaggccaggccaggccaggccaggccaggccaggccaggccaggccaggccaggccaggccaggccaggccaggccaggccaggccaggccaggccaggccaggccaggccaggccaggccaggccaggccaggccaggccaggccaggccaggccaggccaggccaggccaggccaggccaggccaggccaggccaggccaggccaggccaggccaggccaggccaggccaggccaggccaggccaggccaggccaggccaggccaggccaggccaggccaggccaggccaggccaggccaggccaggccaggccaggccaggccaggccaggccaggccaggccaggccaggccaggccaggccaggccaggccaggccaggccaggccaggccaggccaggccaggccaggccaggccaggccaggccaggccaggccaggccaggccaggccaggccaggccaggccaggccaggccaggccaggccaggccaggccaggccaggccaggccaggccaggccaggccaggccaggccaggccaggccaggccaggccaggccaggccaggccaggccaggccaggccaggccaggccaggccaggccaggccaggccaggccaggccaggccaggccaggccaggccaggccaggccaggccaggccaggccaggccaggccaggccaggccaggccaggccaggccaggccaggccaggccaggccaggccaggccaggccaggccaggccaggccaggccaggccaggccaggccaggccaggccaggccaggccaggccaggccaggccaggccaggccaggccaggccaggccaggccaggccaggccaggccaggccaggccaggccagccAGGCCAGGCCGCTAGGAGTTTAAGGATTGTCTACGAATAATTGGGGATAAAGAATGGGttttattgggcctccggtaactagAGTATGAAGTAAAATATTGATAATCCATTACGTAAAACTATGAACTCTGATCAAAAACACCATCTTACCTGACACGACCATATCCAAATAAGTCATGTTCTGTATACTGTTGTAGTCAAGCTTCCCGTTGTTCTTGGCGTCGTACTCCCTGATCTCCCGCACCAGCCGCTCCTGCACGTCCTGGTTCAGCGCCAGCTCGTACAGGATGAACGACATCGCCGTGGATATCGTGTCAAAGCCAGCGAACAGGAACAACGCTGCCTGCGCTACCAGGTCTGTGTCGGTCCACTCTGTAGAATATAATTCAGAGAAATATGAGGGCTATAGAAATGTATACAGAAGATTGTTTAGGATTACTTATAAGACTGCTTGTTTAGTAGTAGGACAATTTGTGAGTAAGTGCGACTGTCTTCTAATGCACAAAAATATCTTGgacatttcttaaaaaaaacaaactactaaataataaaacagatcACTTCCTCTATTCTGTTCTATGAGATACAAATATggatacaatataaaaatcttccttttctcttataatttacaatactatTTTGTCAATCTCCACCAAAGCTTAAGTCATTTTTGATACACATACATACCATAATTATGTGGTTTCTTCCCGATATGTGACTCTTCAACAGTTGCAAAGCCAGCGTCAGCGTCCTTACCTTCCTTCTCATGAGTGAGTTGTCCTGAACACAATTATAAATCTTAATTACTTAATCTTAATTACGACCAGTTATTTTTGCCTTAGAAGATTTTATAACTACAAAACCATTCTTATAGTAGGTACGTCTAAAAATTATGTTTACTCTACCTTTCTTGACTTCCATGAGGATGTTGATCATATCGTTCCTGACAATCTTGTTCTGCTCCCTGTTCTTCATTGTACCGAGGACTACATTCGTGAAGTAGTCTGTTGTCTCCTTTGGCACCAGCGACAGTTGCATCATCTGAAGTAGTTGGAAAATGAGTAATTGCTTAGCTTAGCTTACTATTGTTAATATAGCTGACTGGAGTGGTGGAGAGTGGTCTGGTCCAGATCAAATTACCTTTAAGTACTGTTTGAGGCATAGATGTCAAATAATTGGAAATGTTCGGACAGTTTTCCTATTGTAAACCGATTATGATTCCAATGAAAGAACACCTTACAAAAAATATGGCATATTCCAATAAtagcttttgttttaaaaatccATTACCTAATGCTTTTTGCTCGACGGAGCCAAAGGAATGAATGAACGAAACAAAGAAGAGAGTTTAAAGTGTGTAATAAGCACATTGTGTACACGCCTTACCCCGGCCACGGAAGGGAACAGCCTGTAGAACATGACCTTCATGAACCTCCAGAAAGTAAACTTGGTGATGGCCTTGCTGTTCACGTAGAACTCGCTGTCTGCCGTCAGGGACTCCACCTTCAGACCGAAGGCACATGAGGCGATGACGTCATTCGCGTACCTCGTCATCACTTCTTTACACTCCATGTCGTAGTAAGAAGCTGTGGGACAAATACttagtatgtaggtatctaCAGTCTACAGTATTGTTAACATTATAGTGGTTTATCCATCACTATCTGCTTGTTCAGTCCACTATAGGTCATTAACCTCTCCAGAATTCTGCTGAACTCGACCGACCAATGAACCAGTGATTTATTAAGCTTATGTAATACGAGTAGTCTAAATGATATATGAACTTTGGTGCTTACTTCCAGAATCCTTGATCCTCTGTTTGAGTACTTTGATCATGTCCAAGCAAACCTCCTCCATAAATGGCACCATCAGCCGTATCTTGGAGCTGGTGAAGGCTGGGCTCATTGTAGACCGCATCGCCTTCCATTCATCTCCTGGAAAAGTAAACAACGTTACTGGGATGAGAGAGAGATGTAAAGTATCtacacaacttttttttttactttctgaGATAGAGGGAGAACTTTGGACCGAGCACAATTTCTGACTCCTTcttattattcaaaattctaatctatccaataaaatttattgcaaaCCAAGAGACATCAGTATTGTCTGAAGAAATTTGTATCGGCAGAAGTTCCATTTGCTATAATTTCAACAACGAGACCATCAATGCAaagtaagataaaaataaaacattcaaattcaaaatactAAAAAGGGACATTAACGGACCTAAAAACGtactacattttaaaaacctattttttgTCGTGGCGTTCATAAACTGAACTATATCTACCGTAAATGACCTTGACGTCATAAATGTAGCAGTGACCACCATCTGACATAATGTTCGTTGTTTAAGAACCGACATGTTGGAACAAGTTCGAATTCGCGTACAATCAGACATTGCGCTGGTAGTTGAtaagttaagaaaaaaaacGTAATGAGTGGGAGCATGAACTGTTTTGAGTTTTGAGTCCCAATCACATAATCATTTATATATATGCTATCGAGTGACCATAATCCATTTATTAATATACCAATTACGGATTTCTCAATAATCggaatttaggttaaaataggTTCAACCATTAACCATACCTAACCATTCCAAAACATTATCagcaaataaacattaatttttttctttctttcaatgtCCACTCACCATGCAGCAGCAGTAGACCTCTCCCGAACATAGGATCCAACTCGGAGGTGAAGCTGCGCCGGTCTATGAAGTGCTCGAAATCCTTCACTGTGACACGCTTCAACATCTCCAGGTCTCGGATGATCAGTATCGGAGTCATCATGTCGTAGTTACCAACTATCCTGGAAACGTTTGTAAGAAGAAGAGCTATAAATTGACATAGAGGTAGAAAGGATGCTACGATTATTTGTGTAGGCTTCAAAGAAGTA from Spodoptera frugiperda isolate SF20-4 chromosome 26, AGI-APGP_CSIRO_Sfru_2.0, whole genome shotgun sequence includes the following:
- the LOC118264410 gene encoding cytochrome P450 9e2, translated to MLLLLTWVVVIITAVVLYLRQTYSYLRRDGINHLPTVPFFGNLFWVMFQKEHFVDLIAKVTNAFPDDKIVGNYDMMTPILIIRDLEMLKRVTVKDFEHFIDRRSFTSELDPMFGRGLLLLHGDEWKAMRSTMSPAFTSSKIRLMVPFMEEVCLDMIKVLKQRIKDSGTSYYDMECKEVMTRYANDVIASCAFGLKVESLTADSEFYVNSKAITKFTFWRFMKVMFYRLFPSVAGMMQLSLVPKETTDYFTNVVLGTMKNREQNKIVRNDMINILMEVKKGQLTHEKEGKDADAGFATVEESHIGKKPHNYEWTDTDLVAQAALFLFAGFDTISTAMSFILYELALNQDVQERLVREIREYDAKNNGKLDYNSIQNMTYLDMVVSGKMVFLIRVHSFT